The DNA segment atctttaataaagattGCAAGCATGATGTTTCTAAACAGATGTTTGCAAGATGGCAAGCTTTATTAGTACcatttgattttgaaataatttataaaaaaggGTCTGACAATAGTCTCCCTGATTTTCTTACTAGAGAATTCTTGAGTTAATAATCTCTCTATTTTTGTAATAACAGGATATGAAACCAGCTAGGAAGGAAATCAGAACCTTCCTATGGCAGAGGAAATATCCTAGCCCAAATAGGAAATCAGCAGCTAATAACTGCCAATATAACAGGAACATCTGGTCTTAATACAGACCACCCGATGTACAAAGAATTTTTAGATTTGACATAGATAACAATCCTCCATCATATTCTTCAGCTTTGACAGATGATAGTCATGATAACATTAAGGTTTATAaccagaaagaaagaaaagagtaaatAATTCTCTCGGAACAATCCGACCTAAAATGGAAGGATAACCCCAGGCAAATCATGACCAGGTATTTTGATACAACATCATATGCTACTACTGCATACAAATACATAATGAATTATAAGTTAATTCTCTCATCTACTGGTTCAGCTGAAATTCAGCATTTTTATCCAGCAAATACAAAGAatttataatttctttaaaatcatTATAAAAAAGGTATTAGTCTCAGATGAATGGGGAATTAGTACGCTAAAGGAGAGGGAATATACTCATCCAGAACAGAAAGTCTCGGTAAAATTCAATTACTGGGATTATAGTGAAAGTTTTAATAAAACTATACTATATGAGAACCCTAATAGGAAACACTCTTAGTTCATAAAATTATGTTTCAGCTTGTTTGAACAACAGATCCCAAATTGGTTCTGCAAATGGTGGATATCATATTGTCCATCTTTGAAAATACTTCCAccactttttaaaagtttatatactCAATGGGTAGATATATCTCCCAAGATTATTACCTTGCAAAAGGATAATGTCTTTGTCGATGGTATAGCAACAATGTATTTCTTTATAGAATTCTCCATCCCGTGGATTATGAAATGGGATGTAGAGGTAAATCAAACCATGGAAAGATTCTCATGCTTAAACAGAATTTTTTATACAAAATTTTGGAGTAAATTACTCCAAAAAGACTAGCAAGGAAAAATTTATGGTCAAGAAATCATTAAAGATATCGACAAGAAGATTGAAGCTTATAGCAAACAGGAAATGACAAATGTCAAAGTGGAAGAATTAAGCCCATTTCAGCAGGTTACTAGAAGGCTTCAAATGAAAAAAAGGAGTTGTTTCTAAGAAGGAAATTATTGCTTCTtattttgaagaaataaaaagggATTTGGTAAGAAATTTTGAAGTTGAAATGTCAGATGACGTGTCAATGACATCAACAAGTAATACCACAGATGAAGAAACCTATATGGCAGGACAGGCCCAAGGAAGCCAATAAGAACAGGTTAATTTAGATGAGATTGACGAATTTCTGAAAAAATTCAAGGAAGGAGTAGAAGAATCTTCTACACCAAAAAACGATAAAGGAAAAACAATTATGAAGTAACAAAGGACCCCAGCAACCTCAATAATATAGATCAGAGGTCATAGCAGCCGGTCCCAACAACTAAATAATGTCACAGAAGGACCCCCTCACTAATAATGAAGGGAATAACTTTTATAAAGTAGTCTGTTTTTATATGCTTTGTAAAAGTAAAATTCTTTTTAGCTTTTTATCTTGTTGGCCACATTGTCGGCCATTTTATTTTGTCAGTTTTGTTAAGGATCCATTATATAAGGATGTGAATTCATAGTTAGAGGTAGGCTTCAGCCAATATTTTCATTCCTAAATTTTGTCTCTAGAATCCCTCTGTAAAAActatcttgtatatatatttcttttgaaataaaatatcaaaaatgtCGATTGGCCACAACATCGGCAGTCTtaggtatttattttttatattaattattttatgaatattcATTCAGCCTAAATGATAGGCTAAATAGTGTTGTGTTGAGCTTAGGCACACTAAACTACTTTTAACATGCTTTGTTACTAGTTTTATACTGTATCAACTAACGGTTCTAAGGCTGAGACTGTAGAGCCCAGGCAGTTTAACAGTCCAGGCAGTAAACCCTGGCTATGGCAACATAACCGGTGGTCCTTGTAAGACTCGTGTTAGCCGGGTGGGCGTTGAAAGAGTCATGGGAAGGACCGTGGTTTAGGGTATACTTGACAGGGCTGGTGTCTTTGTAAAACCTTTCCTGTAGTACCGTTGTAGCGATCCGGTGAaaagatggtatcagagcctggCTAGAAATAGAAATAGGTGCTAAGTTCAACACATTTTCTCTAATGAATATCATTAGGAAACAACCTACTGTAAAAAACAGTAGGAAAGAAGAATATGATATGCCCCAACAATTAGATTTACTTAATAAATGGACGATTCCTAGAATCCAACATAATTAATATATACCAATTAGGTACCTTTTGAGAAATTAGGTTTAAAACAAGTAGTTGAAACTACTGAAGAGACTATCACAGTAGATAGTGATCATGCTACATTTAGATTATTATCTGAAAATGATTTAGCATTTATTAAGTAAATCTAATTGTTGGGGTATATCATATTCTTCTTTCCTACTGTCTTTAACAATAGTTTGTTTTCTAATGATATTCATTAAAGAAAATGTATTGAACTTAGCACCTATTTCTACTCCTAGCCAGGCTCGGTAAGGAACTTTGTGTCGCGGCTGCTCCACTCTGCTGCGTTGCGGTCTCATGAACTGAACTTTGTTGCCTTCCCTGACATGAAGCACGTCTACATAATGGCTGTAACTTTATTAGTGTCATAAGATGTCATGTGCGACGCAGATACCCGACGAGCCAAGATTATAtcacaaaagatcaaaagagcgtGTGAAATGTACAAAATAGGAATGGAGCATTGTTTATGTCAGTTTGTCACCTTTTCTTTCATTGAAATTCAGTCAAGTTGTACACAGCTTTACAAAAGAAAATATGGGGCATGTACCTACTGATGAGTACTTTTAGTATATACCACTTTCCCCTACATGTTAAATTGAGTAAATGAGCCACTACTCTTCTGGAACTAGGATTACAGGGAACCTTATTTTTTATAGCTTCCAGTGCAAGCAGAAGTCTGTAAATACTTTTCTAAGTAGTATTATAAAAAATGAGGTGCAAAAACTTCCAAAAAATACCATCAACAGCGCATTAAAATAAATGACCATAAATTAACATCTAAAAGAACATAAAGGTCTTAGCTCCACTAAAAAAGCATAGTTAATGATCATACCTTCGTACAGTCAGCCACAGCCTTCTTGTATTCTCCTACTTCTTTGTAACATGAAGCCCTACTTGATAGAACCTCCATTGCACCAGACCCATCGCCAGCTTTCTCAAGAAGAATGACTGCCCATGACAACCATTTTATGGCATCAGCATATTGTCCCTGCTTGTGATTATCCATTCCCTTGTTCTTGGCCGCGGAAGCACTGACACCAGCAGGTGGTGGTGGAAGTCCTTCAAGTTCAGTTGTCCCACTGCTATCATCAGCACCCACAAACTCCGATTCAAACCCCCAATCATCACCCCCTGTAAACTGCTGGTTCCCACTCCCCCCTCCAGTGGCTCCCCCGGATGAAGCAGTAGTTGATGAGAACAATGAATCAAAATCACCAACACCCGAAGACTGAGTAGCAGATGGTTGACTCTGAGTATTAGTGAATCCAAAATCACCAACACCTGAAGACTGAGTAGCAGACGGTTGACTCTGAGTATTAGTGAATCCAAAATCATCGACTTTGGAATAAGCGCCACTTGAATTCGACCCTGTTGAAGCATTAACATTATTTGTTGGAAACGGGTCCGATTGAAATCCTGACCCACCTGTTTTCTTAGCATTCTGGAAATCCCCAAACACATCATCCCCTGAACTATTCTTATTAGTTTCTTTACTACCCGACTTCATATTAGAACCGCCGGGCTTAGACGAAAAATCAACCAACGAACCAAATGGGTCCTTACTAACACCCATCCCTCCACCAACTCCACTTCCGCCCATATTTTTCAAAGACGGACCTCCAAGATTAGGGCTTTTACTATTACCACCACTCAAATTCACACTGCCACTATAACTATTAGCATTATAACCACCAGCATTACCCCAGCTACTACCAGTTTTCGCGGAATTGCCACTCTTCGGCAAATTATCAGCCATACCACCCATCGAGAACGTGCTCTTATTAGCAGTTGGGGCAGCACTTTTCAGAGGGACATTGCTATTACTCTTATTTCCTCCTCCTAATGCTGAGCTCACCAAATCACCAAACAAATTAGGGTTTTTGTTAGCAATCCCAATAGTTGGGGTTACATTGCTAGTGCTTGAAGGAGCAGCAGAAGATGATCCCCAACTCTTCCCAAATATGTCACCGACCATTGAATTTGGGCCGGataatgacccgactggttggTGAGTCCATGTTGATTTGTTGGGCTGAGTCCATGAAGATCCAGAATTTGGTTTTGATGAATATGTataggatgatgatgatgatgatgacgaatACGACGACGTTTTATTCTTCTGATCGTTCAGACTAGATCGAGACCGACCCGAGTTCAAACCCATATCAAAATCGAAACTATTACCTGATTTCCCATAATTTGAATTCATATTTTTTTACTCTACAGATCGGGAACTATGATAATGAAAAAGAATGAGATCTGAATTTAACTTTTGAAACGTACCTGATAATGATAACGAAATtacaaataagataaacaatGATAATTCAGCTGTATGCTAACGTGAAGCTCCGGCGATATGATAATCGGAGCTCAGATCGGAGAATGAACCGACACGGTGGAGATGGAAGAAGAGGAAATGCCCGATAATGTTGGGTAATTAAGGGAAcacagaatttaattattttatattgcCCGGAGAGTTATTTtagattttgttttaaaattttttattttcataataaaCAAGTCGAAGGATCAAGTTTTTGTAGGAGTAATACTTTTTCAAATTGTGACCTATTAACCATTTGACTGTCTCCTCAAAATTGGTTTCGTTTCAAATGAAGAGTTTAATATTAGAAATATGAGAAATTCAAAagatattttttgatatattattttgtttgattgagaaattatatgataatcttatttatttatttgagtaatttgataattaatttttttttgttatacgTACATTATTTCGGGAAATGATCCTACTCAAAGTCATTAGcagttgtattattattattattattattattattaataataataataataataataataataataataataataataataataataataagtttgTGCTTTCTTCGATCATTTTaccatctatttttatttttctcacaatCTACTTGCATCTTTCATCAATACAAATACAAATAACTCTTTGTTCACTGTTTCATTCGTTTCAATTTGTTTGTCTGTGTGATCTTAAATGAGCCATAACATTGTATGGCTATAAATCTTTTTAAACTTGTAATTTTAAATCTGTCAATTTATTTATTGATTATAAATACTTCTCATTAAGGAAATATAGGAATGTGATAATACTTTTGGAACGAATTAATAAAAAATAGTGTCAAACAAAGTGAAACGGATGGATTATAATTTAACCTGATAGAACTTGCTTGGACTATGAACCCCTTTTTTGTTTAGATAAATGATCATTAGATGATTGTTTATTAGTTTATTGGATTATTTTCTGCAATacaaatttgttatgaaataattaataaattgttaataaattaggtaaaataatggtgcttcttttccatttttatatttttttttctgctCCATCATCTTTGATCTTAGATCCAACAGGACGCCATAAGTCTCATAGTCGTCTCATTAATCAATCATTATTCATTAATTAGAACATTTTTGCTGTCATGAATTGTCAAAACTAGTTggcaaaaaacaacaaaaataaaagaaaaagcaaaaaaccACCCCCAAAGTATTTTAACCAACCAGAACTTTCAAGATATCTTACAACCAAATTATTAGTCACCAGAAAATAAGAGTAAACCAGTTACTAAAAAACAAGCGGCCTAATTTGTAGGATTGTATCCATAGTACTTAActacataaattttattttctaataATCTGTGAAATTGATGTCCGAATTGAGacgaaaattaaatatttttacccTCTTATTCTAAACACAATTACGGATTGTTCTTTTTCTGAGTCGGATTGCTTTTATAGAGAGCCTCAAAGAGTCAGTTTgagaatatttttatttaggtattattgtcatttattgtAGCTTGTCAGTAGTTAACAATATATAACTTTTTtataaatagaaaaattaatGTCTGAATTCACAATAAGTTTTAAATACCTTGATTTTTATGCCTGTGACACTACCTTGCACAGTCAAAACTCTTGACAAGGACAACATgggagaaaaaaaatataatctcATGTTTCTTGCTCAATAATAAAAGTAAGAAGATGAGATGCCCCTCGACAAGCCAAGAGGAGGAGGTGCGTGCGCACATTTCAGCTACTTGTACCTTTTTCTATAAAATATATTCTAATAATATAATTTCtcataagcttagccaaacaagATAATATAGCACTTGCGTGCCTCTAATAACACAATATGATGGTGGCGTTCGTCCTTCGATAATATAATCAGGTACCTATTACGTCTTATCGGTACATGTATTGAGTAACTTAATCCATTAATACTTAGGTAGATGAACAGTACCGGGCTTAGGGTAAGACAAGTAAAGCAAAGGCTTTAGGCTCCATAATTTTGCAGGTCTTATTTTTTGCTAGTAGTAggttaatgaattattatttttttcaaaaaattaagtattttaaagtaaaaaagtatattttttaataaaatgaaaagaaacttttaattatttgaataattcgaagcatatgaaaataattttgattttctatttaggGGTCAAAATATTGCGAGAACCTCGTGAGTTCCTTAAAACATAATAGTCAATTGATATTGACGATTTAgacttatttttcaaattaaaactgTTAAGAAAAATAGTATAGTTAGAAGATAATACTCTAAATGATAATTCGATACTTAATCATATAAGAGGACTTGATTCCTTTTCAAATACatatattgcttatagaataatattAACAGTTTTTATACTAGTTGCATATAcgaaaagaattttaaaaaaaattagaattgataaaatcttacttaagatcaacaatgtctcaagaTAAATTATCTATACATATTATTAATTGAAAAATTTTATTAGAAGAAAATgattatatacaaaattattaCTTAACTTTACATTTCAAAAAGCTAGATAAATaaacttcaaataaaaaaatatacgaAGTTTTTGTTCAAAAACAATTTAAGGCCTATAATCAAGGCTTGGCTTTAAAACACTAATTTTGTTGAACCACTTGTGCAGATGAGAAATAATCACCTCACCTATTtacctccgctggaattaaactTGATAGTTCTCCTACTTCAATCACCACTAGGCTACATCTTAAAACCCAAATTACCACTGCACAGAAGTAAGGGATTTCCGGATTGATAACGTTTTGAATTACTACTTTACAACACTAAAATCTGCAAACACTTGTCCAAAGCCAAATTAGAGAAGAAGATTCATCTCCTACTATATTAATGCTCTTCATGTGAACAGGGAAAATATTCACATTACAATCATTTGGAAAATTTGCCCTTACGCTAAGTTCAGAACAACACAGTGCAGAACTCATGAAACGAACAATTTATGAGGCCTAGTCCCATTACTACAGATTTTAGCGTTTAACAATTGGCATAGAAGCTTCAACCACTGTTTCCCTGAGATCCTGCTGGACCTCCTCCAGTTCCATGAGAGAAATTCTGGCCTTCGATTGACACTGGTTGTGCAGGAGGTTGCTGATTGGGTGTCCAGGCTCCTCTTTGTATCGGTTCTCTTCTTTCTACTTGCATCGTCTCCCGGCGCCTGTCATAACGAGGTCGAGGCCTGGGTCTAGAACCTTGATTTTGATTAAATCTATATTGTGGCCTATGGATGACTTTTCCGTCTACGAACAGATCCCCTAAACATCAATGAGTGGAAACAGTAAACAAGTGATGAGTTAACAAGCATGCTACAAGTG comes from the Nicotiana tabacum cultivar K326 chromosome 14, ASM71507v2, whole genome shotgun sequence genome and includes:
- the LOC107789792 gene encoding uncharacterized protein LOC107789792 isoform X1, which codes for MNSNYGKSGNSFDFDMGLNSGRSRSSLNDQKNKTSSYSSSSSSSSYTYSSKPNSGSSWTQPNKSTWTHQPVGSLSGPNSMVGDIFGKSWGSSSAAPSSTSNVTPTIGIANKNPNLFGDLVSSALGGGNKSNSNVPLKSAAPTANKSTFSMGGMADNLPKSGNSAKTGSSWGNAGGYNANSYSGSVNLSGGNSKSPNLGGPSLKNMGGSGVGGGMGVSKDPFGSLVDFSSKPGGSNMKSGSKETNKNSSGDDVFGDFQNAKKTGGSGFQSDPFPTNNVNASTGSNSSGAYSKVDDFGFTNTQSQPSATQSSGVGDFGFTNTQSQPSATQSSGVGDFDSLFSSTTASSGGATGGGSGNQQFTGGDDWGFESEFVGADDSSGTTELEGLPPPPAGVSASAAKNKGMDNHKQGQYADAIKWLSWAVILLEKAGDGSGAMEVLSSRASCYKEVGEYKKAVADCTKVLEQDGKNVSVLVQRALLYESMEKYKLGAEDLRTVMNIDPGNRVARSTIHRLNKMAS
- the LOC107789792 gene encoding uncharacterized protein LOC107789792 isoform X2 encodes the protein MGLNSGRSRSSLNDQKNKTSSYSSSSSSSSYTYSSKPNSGSSWTQPNKSTWTHQPVGSLSGPNSMVGDIFGKSWGSSSAAPSSTSNVTPTIGIANKNPNLFGDLVSSALGGGNKSNSNVPLKSAAPTANKSTFSMGGMADNLPKSGNSAKTGSSWGNAGGYNANSYSGSVNLSGGNSKSPNLGGPSLKNMGGSGVGGGMGVSKDPFGSLVDFSSKPGGSNMKSGSKETNKNSSGDDVFGDFQNAKKTGGSGFQSDPFPTNNVNASTGSNSSGAYSKVDDFGFTNTQSQPSATQSSGVGDFGFTNTQSQPSATQSSGVGDFDSLFSSTTASSGGATGGGSGNQQFTGGDDWGFESEFVGADDSSGTTELEGLPPPPAGVSASAAKNKGMDNHKQGQYADAIKWLSWAVILLEKAGDGSGAMEVLSSRASCYKEVGEYKKAVADCTKVLEQDGKNVSVLVQRALLYESMEKYKLGAEDLRTVMNIDPGNRVARSTIHRLNKMAS